The following coding sequences lie in one Candidatus Poribacteria bacterium genomic window:
- a CDS encoding superoxide dismutase family protein, with amino-acid sequence MNIRPPTYAVLITLMVVICLVTGCEEISTQMLTVEPIDKVAVALISEKDGSGLTGEAMFAEIDGTVHVRIEIQNASPGLHAAHLHIGSCTDVGPHWHPMAVPAGTIGVPVAEATPDMPPIGVGEIGNIPVGEDGTGVLEFTTPLWSLGGTPGTDILGKLLLIHETGDTFQTNPHGHHTAMGMLEIPTPHTGIHTHNMGQMQMEMGMVEATHACTLVVLGQQIDLEMEHHLPDQVVDPHSHDPLELLLSCFFTPEQLLDLAFLAVIQLTESPEYQAFLETGPSSLAAYHDFFLSKGAPIDPDFFTNQYRRTFPTGAPETFEPEMRMRLTHLYISSGIDFENPVDLAGYNQLLITFLDDRTTAWMLGYFQGDDTAFGEWIVAVLKEVQVRAGGGARIGCGMIVLIE; translated from the coding sequence ATGAACATCAGACCCCCTACGTACGCAGTGCTAATAACCCTTATGGTGGTGATATGCCTTGTGACCGGATGTGAAGAGATTTCAACACAGATGCTCACTGTGGAACCTATTGACAAAGTCGCAGTTGCCCTGATCTCTGAAAAAGACGGGAGCGGTCTGACTGGCGAAGCCATGTTCGCAGAAATAGATGGAACAGTTCACGTCCGGATTGAAATTCAGAATGCATCCCCAGGTTTGCACGCGGCACACCTCCACATTGGCAGCTGTACCGATGTAGGACCACACTGGCATCCTATGGCGGTTCCAGCAGGTACTATCGGCGTTCCTGTTGCTGAAGCGACACCTGACATGCCGCCTATCGGTGTCGGTGAAATCGGCAACATCCCAGTTGGCGAGGACGGTACAGGGGTTTTAGAATTTACAACACCACTCTGGTCTCTTGGTGGTACCCCGGGGACCGACATCCTCGGTAAACTGTTACTTATCCACGAAACAGGTGATACGTTCCAAACCAATCCACATGGGCATCATACCGCAATGGGAATGTTAGAAATCCCCACCCCCCATACAGGCATTCATACTCATAATATGGGGCAGATGCAGATGGAAATGGGAATGGTAGAAGCCACCCATGCTTGTACACTGGTAGTGCTCGGGCAGCAGATTGACTTAGAAATGGAACACCATCTTCCAGATCAAGTAGTGGATCCGCATAGCCATGATCCGCTGGAGCTGCTGCTGAGTTGTTTCTTTACGCCTGAGCAATTGTTGGATCTTGCATTTTTGGCTGTGATTCAGCTGACAGAATCGCCCGAATATCAAGCGTTTTTGGAAACCGGACCGAGCAGTTTAGCTGCCTACCACGACTTTTTTCTCTCTAAAGGTGCACCCATAGATCCCGATTTCTTTACAAACCAATATCGACGTACCTTTCCCACTGGAGCACCCGAAACATTTGAGCCGGAGATGCGGATGAGGTTAACACATCTCTACATTTCATCGGGCATAGATTTTGAAAACCCTGTTGACTTAGCGGGCTATAATCAACTTCTCATTACGTTTCTGGATGATCGGACGACCGCGTGGATGTTAGGCTATTTTCAAGGGGACGATACAGCCTTCGGTGAATGGATTGTTGCGGTGCTTAAAGAGGTACAAGTAAGAGCAGGCGGTGGTGCCCGCATCGGTTGCGGTATGATTGTGTTGATAGAATAA
- a CDS encoding acetoacetate decarboxylase family protein — MGYKLDPNAMYRMPTHFGPRTGPRFGPDGRKFECKDNPKSTSVSVSFLTNSEQLEAFLPPGFSLNGEPVVSVSAGYMKEIEWLAGRGYNTLGVSFPAVFEGEVDRATGSLLTVLWENLTDPILTGREELGFSKIYCELPDPLTFNGETHCTASWLGFKFMDMHVRATEQVPIPTPSSSPQQTSGEQPLTGTLHYKYMPRTGEWGTADIAYAVLTPASTPNRVVQEHWRGEGTVEFHKSRWEDLPTQYNIVNAFHELEVKEWRGASIVKSVGGKDLSDQRILR, encoded by the coding sequence ATGGGATATAAATTAGATCCGAACGCAATGTATCGGATGCCGACACATTTTGGACCGAGGACAGGACCGAGATTTGGACCCGATGGCAGAAAATTTGAGTGTAAAGATAATCCGAAATCGACATCAGTTTCAGTGAGTTTCCTGACAAACAGCGAACAACTTGAGGCTTTTCTACCGCCAGGTTTCTCGCTTAACGGTGAACCCGTCGTGTCTGTGTCCGCCGGCTATATGAAAGAAATTGAGTGGTTGGCAGGACGCGGCTACAATACGCTCGGTGTCAGTTTCCCAGCGGTTTTTGAAGGTGAAGTGGACAGGGCAACTGGATCCCTCTTGACAGTGCTGTGGGAAAACCTGACTGATCCGATTTTGACAGGACGTGAGGAATTAGGCTTCTCCAAAATCTACTGCGAACTGCCAGATCCGCTAACGTTTAACGGCGAAACACACTGCACTGCCAGTTGGCTCGGTTTTAAGTTCATGGATATGCACGTGAGAGCGACAGAGCAAGTTCCGATACCAACCCCGTCTTCATCCCCGCAACAGACGAGTGGTGAACAACCGCTCACCGGTACACTCCACTACAAATATATGCCGAGAACGGGTGAATGGGGGACTGCCGACATTGCATACGCAGTGCTAACACCTGCAAGCACACCGAATCGAGTTGTACAGGAGCATTGGCGCGGTGAAGGAACGGTGGAATTCCACAAATCACGTTGGGAAGACCTACCGACGCAGTATAACATTGTCAACGCCTTCCACGAGTTGGAAGTCAAAGAGTGGCGTGGGGCATCTATTGTCAAAAGCGTCGGTGGAAAGGACCTGAGCGATCAACGGATATTGCGTTAA